From a region of the Alnus glutinosa chromosome 1, dhAlnGlut1.1, whole genome shotgun sequence genome:
- the LOC133873203 gene encoding glutamyl-tRNA(Gln) amidotransferase subunit B, chloroplastic/mitochondrial codes for MMASTFFRSIQNHPLLLYQTALFRRKNGVLYCTMKGTEAQTATQEKQKPQIKVPPRTQTKTIDKISKDYEAVIGIETHVQLNTLTKAFCSCPYNYGSPPNTSVCPICMGLPGALPVLNSKVIEFAVKMGLALNCKLSFNSKFDRKQYFYPDLPKGYQISQFDVPIATGGYIDVDLPVEFGGGHRRFGITRVHMEEDAGKLLHSENGSYSEVDLNRAGVPLLEIVSEPDMRTGIEAAEYAAEVQRLVRYLGVSNGNMQEGSLRCDVNVSVRPIGQSQFGTKVEIKNLNSFSSVSRAIDFEISRQVLLHSQGQCDQIIQETRLWEEGAQKTVTMRKKEGLADYRYFPEPDLPGVILTKEYVDSIRDSLPEAPEVKRRRYEKMGLSMQDVLLLANDINVAQFFDATIAKGADVKLAANWIMGDIAAYMKNEKLTINEIKLVPQELAELIASIKGGTISGKIGKEILFELLAKGGTVKGLIKEKDLVQIVDPLEIEKMVDKVLAENPKQLEQYRGGKTKLQGYFAGQVMKVSKGKASPGLLNKILLEKLNSKS; via the exons ATGATGGCTTCCACTTTTTTTAGAAGCATTCAAAACCATCCTTTGTTGCTATACCAGACTGCATTGTTTAGAAGAAAGAATGGTGTTTTATATTGCACGATGAAAGGCACAGAAGCCCAAACAGCCACGCAAGAAAAGCAAAAGCCCCAAATCAAAGTTCCACCTCGTACTCAGACCAAAACAATTGACAAAATCTCAAAAGATTACGAAGCAGTCATTGGTATAGAAACCCATGTCCAGCTCAACACTCTCACCAAAGCCTTCTGTAGTTGCCCTTACAATTATGGGTCTCCACCAAACACCAGTGTTTGCCCCATTTGCATGGGTCTACCTGGTGCTTTGCCTGTCTTGAACTCGAAGGTCATTGAGTTTGCTGTGAAAATGGGTCTTGCTCTCAATTGCAAGTTGTCTTTCAACTCAAAGTTTGATAGGAAACAGTACTTTTACCCCGACCTTCCAAAGGGCTACCAAATATCTCAGTTTGATGTTCCTATTGCAACTGGTGGCTACATTGATGTGGATCTTCCGGTGGAGTTTGGCGGTGGGCATAGGAGGTTTGGCATTACTAGGGTTCACATGGAAGAAGATGCAGGGAAGCTACTTCATTCAGAAAATGGAAGTTATTCAG AGGTTGATTTAAATAGAGCAGGGGTGCCCTTACTTGAGATTGTTTCCGAACCTGATATGAGAACTGGTATTGAAGCTGCAGAATATGCAGCAGAAGTACAAAGGTTAGTTCGATATTTGGGAGTGAGTAATGGCAATATGCAAGAAGGTTCACTTCGTTGTGATGTGAATGTCTCGGTTCGACCAATTGGGCAGTCACAGTTTGGGACCAAG GTTGAGATAAAAAATTTGAACTCTTTCTCATCAGTTAGCAGGGCCAttgattttgaaatttcaaGGCAGGTGCTTCTTCATAGCCAAGGCCAGTGTGATCAAATTATACAGGAAACTCGTCTCTGGGAAGAAGGCGCTCAG AAAACAGTCACAATGAGGAAAAAGGAAGGCCTTGCTGATTATCGATATTTCCCAGAACCAGACCTTCCAGGAGTTATCCTCACTAAAGAATATGTGGATAGTATTCGTGATTCATTGCCAGAAGCTCCTGAAGTGAAGCGTCGGAGGTATGAGAAGATGGGCCTAAGCATGCAAGATGTTCTTCTCCTTGCAAATGACATTAAT GTTGCACAATTTTTTGATGCAACTATTGCAAAGGGAGCTGACGTGAAGCTAGCTGCCAATTGGATAATGGGTGATATTGCTGCctatatgaaaaatgaaaagttgaccATAAATGAGATTAAGTTAGTTCCCCAGGAGCTAGCCGAGTTGATAGCTTCCATAAAAGGTGGCACTATTAGCGGGAAGATTGGGAAAGAG ATATTGTTTGAGCTACTAGCCAAAGGTGGAACTGTCAAGGgactaataaaagaaaaggatttGGTTCAG ATAGTAGATCCTCTGGAGATTGAGAAAATGGTAGATAAAGTGCTTGCTGAGAACCCAAAACAGCTGGAGCAATATCGTGGTggcaaaacaaaactacaaGGTTATTTTGCTGGCCAg GTAATGAAAGTATCGAAAGGTAAAGCGAGTCCCGGTCTTCTAAACAAGATCCTTTTGGAGAAATTAAATTCCAAAAGCTGA
- the LOC133873246 gene encoding uncharacterized protein LOC133873246 → MQGETSSARKVMVVAEPTRESAVALQYALSHAVLEQDELVLLHVENPNSWRNTFTMFLRRPGAGSSSTMGCSDGGGGGEDFVEEMKHACKAAQPKLRVHVERVEILEGKDKASVILFQSMLLRIDLIIIGQRRSLSTAILGCRRSGGSMRGTKGIDTAEYLIENSKCTCVGVQKKGQNAGFLLNTKTHKNFWLLA, encoded by the exons ATGCAAGGTGAGACCTCTTCAGCACGTAAGGTAATGGTGGTAGCAGAGCCAACCCGCGAGTCAGCGGTTGCACTACAATACGCTCTTTCCCATGCAGTGCTTGAGCAAGACGAATTGGTTCTCCTCCACGTCGAAAACCCAAACTCGTGGCGAAACACATTCACGATGTTCCTCAGAAGGCCAGGTGCAGGCTCCTCTTCCACCATGGGATGCTCGGATGGAGGTGGAGGGGGTGAGGATTttgttgaagaaatgaagcatgCATGCAAAGCTGCTCAGCCGAAACTGCGGGTACATGTAGAGAGGGTGGAAATATTGGAAGGCAAGGACAAGGCAAGCGTTATTCTTTTCCAAAGCATGTTACTCAGGATCGATCTCATAATTATAGGGCAGCGGCGAAGCCTCTCAACAGCAATTTTAGG ATGTAGGCGGTCGGGAGGATCTATGAGAGGGACCAAAGGGATAGACACAGCAGAGTATTTGATTGAGAACAGCAAGTGCACCTGTGTTGGAGTACAGAAAAAGGGCCAAAATGCAGGCTTTCTTCTCAAtacaaaaacccacaaaaatttCTGGCTCCTGGCATAA
- the LOC133873239 gene encoding uncharacterized protein LOC133873239 codes for MDKVVEAVEKAKKEWDEAYSGTQEHIKAIEEYGKSKEERNSLPRLNGLAQDGLALLSSLQFKLDLLAPQLPSDHEVQSATALLHSWKNQSQNLRLSLRNANLQAKANMRKAAQKERELLLGGGEESTIRRRNLQTKAGMTSAAESITESLRRTRQLMVQEVERSTSTLMTVEESTGVLKKSESEYKGHRSLLMRTRNLLSTMKRQDVLDRLILSVGVFLFSCAVLYVVSKRIGILKL; via the exons ATGGACAAGGTAGTGGAGGCAGTGGAGAAGGCGAAGAAGGAGTGGGACGAAGCGTATAGTGGGACCCAAGAGCATATAAAGGCGATCGAAGAGTACGGGAAATCGAAGGAGGAGAGGAATTCGCTGCCGAGATTGAACGGGCTCGCGCAGGACGGCTTGGCTTTGCTCTCTTCGCTCCAGTTCAAGCTCGATCTTCTTGCGCCACAGTTGCCCTCCGATCATGAAGTCCAATCAGCAACGGCTTTGCTTCACTCTTGGAAGAACCAATCCCAGAA TTTGCGATTGAGTCTGAGGAATGCCAATTTGCAAGCAAAGGCTAACATGAGGAAAGCTGCTCAGAAAGAG AGAGAACTACTTTTGGGCGGTGGAGAAGAGTCCACAATTCGCAGACGCAACTTGCA GACAAAAGCTGGAATGACATCTGCTGCTGAAAGCATCACTGAGAGCCTTCGCCGTACTCGCCAATTGATGGTTCAG GAGGTGGAAAGAAGTACTAGCACACTCATGACTGTCG AGGAATCAACAGGAGTATTAAAGAAGTCTGAAAGTGAATATAAAGGGCATCGCTCATTGTTGATGCGAACCCGAAACCTACTCTCCACAATGAAACGTCAAGATGTCTTGGACAG GTTGATACTTTCAGTTGGAGTTTTCTTGTTCTCGTGTGCTGTTCTTTATGTTGTCTCAAAGCGCATTGGAATACTAAAGTTGTAG